Proteins encoded in a region of the Halioglobus maricola genome:
- a CDS encoding metal-dependent hydrolase family protein produces the protein MKGFLRAALAVALGGAASVTAQAGTVIYCGQLVQVEPLKMLERQTIRLSGNRISAVEEGYQSPALEDEVIDLKSATCMPGLMDMHVHLAHEFSAHAYMEDFTLNAVDYGIRAAVNAEKTLMAGFTQVRELADKSFGSSIAVRNAIDKGLVVGPRVIASGQSIATTGGHADLTNGRQRQLMFDVGPTGGVIDGPIEARKAVRQRYKNGADMIKITATGGVLSPAKSGQNPQFMADELAAIVATAHDYGMPVAAHAHGTEGMYRAVEAGVDSVEHGTYMDEKTMKLMKKQGTWMVPTLMAGKWVQDKAETDGFFPEMVRSKAAVIGPLMMDTFTRAYEFGVPIAYGTDTGVSAHGDNGEEFALMVAGGMKPLEAIRSATLNGALLTRTDSELGKLDSGYLADIVAVQDDPRDDITTMERVAFVMKDGVVYKDVVRRD, from the coding sequence ATGAAAGGATTCTTGCGGGCGGCTCTGGCCGTAGCGCTAGGCGGAGCGGCCAGTGTGACGGCACAGGCGGGTACGGTGATCTACTGCGGTCAACTGGTACAGGTCGAGCCACTCAAAATGCTGGAACGCCAGACCATTCGTCTGTCGGGCAATCGAATTTCTGCGGTGGAGGAGGGTTATCAGTCCCCTGCGCTTGAAGATGAAGTTATCGACCTGAAAAGTGCGACCTGCATGCCCGGCCTGATGGACATGCATGTCCATCTCGCGCACGAATTCTCGGCCCATGCCTATATGGAGGACTTTACCCTCAACGCGGTGGACTACGGTATTCGCGCGGCGGTGAATGCTGAGAAAACGCTGATGGCTGGATTCACCCAGGTCCGCGAGCTCGCGGACAAGAGCTTCGGCTCATCTATTGCCGTGCGCAATGCTATCGACAAGGGCCTGGTGGTCGGCCCACGTGTGATCGCCTCGGGCCAATCGATTGCGACTACCGGGGGTCATGCAGATCTCACTAATGGCCGCCAGCGTCAATTGATGTTCGATGTGGGGCCAACTGGCGGGGTGATTGATGGTCCTATTGAGGCGCGCAAGGCGGTTCGTCAGCGCTACAAGAACGGAGCTGACATGATCAAGATTACCGCCACAGGCGGTGTGCTCTCTCCTGCAAAGTCGGGTCAGAACCCGCAGTTCATGGCCGACGAATTGGCGGCCATCGTGGCCACTGCCCACGATTATGGGATGCCGGTAGCCGCCCACGCACACGGTACGGAGGGTATGTACCGCGCGGTAGAGGCGGGCGTTGATTCTGTTGAGCACGGCACCTATATGGATGAAAAAACCATGAAGCTGATGAAGAAGCAGGGAACGTGGATGGTGCCAACGCTGATGGCGGGCAAGTGGGTGCAAGACAAGGCTGAGACCGACGGTTTTTTCCCGGAGATGGTGCGCAGTAAGGCGGCGGTCATTGGCCCACTGATGATGGATACCTTTACACGCGCCTATGAATTTGGCGTGCCCATTGCCTATGGCACAGATACCGGCGTGTCAGCCCACGGTGATAATGGCGAAGAGTTTGCGCTGATGGTGGCGGGGGGCATGAAACCCCTGGAGGCCATTCGCAGTGCCACACTCAATGGTGCCCTGCTAACGCGCACCGACAGTGAGCTCGGAAAACTGGATTCAGGCTATTTAGCAGATATTGTGGCAGTGCAGGACGATCCGCGGGACGATATAACCACCATGGAACGTGTGGCATTCGTCATGAAAGACGGAGTGGTCTACAAAGATGTCGTGCGCCGAGACTAG
- a CDS encoding TIGR03619 family F420-dependent LLM class oxidoreductase — protein sequence MPDPYKLMMDPYLSLMTAANATTTLKLGTGIALLMERDLFSQAKTIATLDRLSGGRVMIGTGVGWNQEEFENANPHPFRKRYTVLRETVEATRALWTEEEAGYNGTFVNFDPVWSFPKPLQPGGPKVFLGAMGPVGVKHAASWADGWYPVDVALGDVAASVAAFREQVKEAGRDPDDVEINIQIMDTSNMDKLKEYRDIGIQRATIGVNMELWDKPEAALPMIEEYARIIPALQA from the coding sequence ATGCCTGACCCCTACAAGTTGATGATGGACCCTTATCTCTCACTGATGACGGCTGCGAACGCTACCACGACCTTAAAACTCGGTACTGGCATCGCGTTGCTGATGGAGCGGGACCTGTTTTCGCAGGCCAAGACTATCGCCACGCTGGACAGGCTCTCGGGCGGGCGCGTCATGATTGGTACCGGCGTGGGTTGGAACCAGGAGGAGTTTGAGAATGCCAATCCGCATCCATTCAGGAAGCGGTACACGGTTTTGCGCGAAACCGTGGAAGCTACCCGTGCGCTCTGGACCGAAGAAGAAGCTGGATATAACGGCACTTTTGTTAACTTTGATCCGGTGTGGAGCTTTCCAAAGCCACTCCAGCCCGGCGGCCCAAAAGTGTTTCTGGGAGCGATGGGGCCCGTGGGCGTAAAACATGCCGCCAGCTGGGCCGATGGCTGGTATCCAGTGGATGTCGCCCTGGGTGACGTCGCAGCCAGTGTGGCGGCTTTTCGCGAGCAAGTAAAAGAAGCGGGGCGCGACCCCGATGACGTGGAAATCAACATCCAGATTATGGATACAAGTAACATGGATAAACTCAAGGAGTACCGTGACATCGGCATACAGCGAGCGACAATCGGCGTCAATATGGAGCTCTGGGATAAACCGGAAGCGGCGCTGCCAATGATCGAAGAGTACGCCCGTATCATTCCCGCGTTGCAGGCCTGA
- a CDS encoding FAS1-like dehydratase domain-containing protein — MLQSDTLEQYLGGDCGPYRAWDAVNAAMIRHWCEAMGDDNPIYTDVEAAQAAGFSGVVAPPAMLQAWTMAGYAGEAAPGSTDANPMAVLPVLEEAGYPAIVAVNCEQEYARPIVEGDEIYHRSTIESISTEKTTALGVGFFVTQLCSYYNQRDELVGTMRFRVFKYRPHEATL; from the coding sequence ATGTTGCAAAGCGATACGCTAGAGCAGTACCTGGGTGGTGATTGTGGCCCCTACCGGGCCTGGGATGCGGTAAATGCCGCAATGATACGCCACTGGTGTGAAGCGATGGGCGATGACAACCCGATCTACACCGATGTCGAGGCGGCGCAGGCCGCGGGTTTCAGCGGCGTGGTGGCGCCGCCAGCCATGCTTCAGGCCTGGACCATGGCCGGCTATGCTGGCGAAGCAGCGCCGGGGTCCACCGATGCCAATCCAATGGCAGTATTGCCGGTGCTGGAGGAGGCCGGTTATCCAGCCATTGTGGCCGTGAATTGCGAGCAGGAGTATGCGCGACCTATCGTGGAAGGCGACGAGATTTATCACCGATCTACGATTGAATCCATATCGACAGAGAAGACCACCGCGCTTGGCGTGGGTTTCTTTGTGACCCAGCTCTGCAGCTATTATAACCAGCGCGATGAGCTCGTTGGCACCATGCGCTTCCGGGTGTTCAAGTATCGCCCCCACGAGGCGACGCTATGA
- a CDS encoding FAD-dependent oxidoreductase, with protein sequence MSAKYHHLLQPGHIGTMQLRNRTVLAAMGSNFADASGHCNERLIAYYEARAAGGTGLLVLETSAACFPRGSTMPNTVAFSDDEFIPGLSELSERVHDHGAKIVAQLNHGGKLAQEDTAAGRAIPLPSTIKPSASEMFQVLTREEIGHFIKAAGPDGKGPQYFEMTELDIAEIVDEFAAAAERAKRCDFDGIELHAGHGYLLASFLSPYTNKRRDRYGGSRENRARFLTEVITATRTACGPDFPILVRLDAMEYRTEGGITIDDAVVTAKLCEVAGADAIDVSAYGNIAQAIAFTEAPLVHEPGGFVDFARKIKSAVSIPVIGVGRIEPEKADQHISDGDFDFLAMGRKLLADPELPNKLAAGTPESIRPCIYCYICVSQIFINQPMMCAVNHSTGREHEGDIIATSDRPVNALVIGGGPGGMEVARILAERGHSVTLWEKERDLGGTARVAALAYEPNGRLIDYLAGEMKRLPIQLELGKEASARAIAAHGADHVILATGALRKAPAIPGKDQRHVFDGDELRGVLFGNNPEAAKKLSLFARFALTMARWSQALRSIQLLRFASRIWMPIADDVVIIGGGLVGLELAEFLVERGRNITVVEPGPSLGAELAIVRRARVLHQLRDHGVEIVNKADITEITADSVVFQHKNVQRTLPAKQVIIAMGAEGDNRLAAELTAIDAQLHQLGDCREIGYIDGAILDARRVAQKI encoded by the coding sequence ATGTCAGCCAAGTATCATCATCTCCTACAACCCGGCCACATCGGCACAATGCAACTGCGCAATCGCACTGTACTCGCGGCCATGGGTTCGAATTTCGCTGATGCCAGCGGTCACTGCAATGAACGCTTGATCGCCTACTACGAGGCACGGGCCGCTGGCGGCACCGGCCTGCTGGTGCTGGAAACGTCTGCTGCCTGCTTTCCCAGGGGCTCCACCATGCCCAACACCGTTGCCTTCTCCGACGACGAGTTCATACCCGGCCTCAGCGAACTGAGCGAGCGTGTACATGATCACGGCGCGAAAATTGTCGCCCAGCTGAATCATGGCGGAAAGCTGGCCCAGGAAGATACGGCAGCAGGCCGCGCGATACCGCTCCCATCGACAATAAAACCGTCAGCCAGCGAAATGTTCCAGGTACTGACACGCGAAGAGATCGGTCACTTCATCAAGGCAGCAGGGCCTGACGGCAAAGGACCGCAGTACTTCGAGATGACCGAACTCGATATTGCAGAGATTGTCGATGAATTCGCAGCAGCTGCAGAGAGAGCCAAACGGTGTGATTTTGACGGCATCGAACTGCACGCTGGGCACGGCTACCTGCTTGCGAGCTTCCTGTCGCCCTACACCAACAAACGGCGAGATCGTTATGGCGGTTCACGCGAGAATCGCGCACGCTTTCTAACTGAAGTCATCACCGCCACACGAACGGCGTGCGGGCCAGACTTTCCAATACTGGTGCGCCTCGATGCCATGGAGTATCGCACCGAAGGTGGCATCACTATCGACGACGCGGTGGTCACGGCAAAGCTCTGCGAGGTGGCCGGGGCTGACGCGATAGATGTCAGCGCCTACGGCAATATCGCGCAAGCCATTGCGTTTACTGAAGCGCCGCTGGTTCACGAACCCGGCGGCTTCGTGGACTTCGCCCGGAAGATCAAAAGCGCCGTCAGCATACCTGTCATTGGTGTCGGCCGGATCGAGCCCGAAAAGGCCGACCAACACATCTCCGACGGCGACTTCGATTTTCTGGCCATGGGACGCAAACTGTTGGCCGATCCAGAACTGCCCAACAAACTCGCCGCAGGCACCCCCGAGAGTATTCGCCCCTGCATCTATTGTTACATCTGCGTCAGCCAGATATTTATCAACCAACCCATGATGTGCGCGGTCAATCACTCCACGGGGCGCGAGCACGAGGGCGACATCATTGCCACGAGCGACCGACCAGTGAATGCACTGGTGATAGGTGGCGGACCCGGTGGCATGGAGGTCGCTCGCATTCTCGCTGAACGCGGCCACAGCGTAACCCTGTGGGAAAAAGAAAGGGATCTCGGCGGCACCGCCCGCGTCGCTGCCCTGGCGTATGAACCGAATGGTCGGCTGATCGACTATCTTGCGGGTGAGATGAAACGCCTGCCAATACAACTGGAGCTCGGCAAGGAGGCCTCTGCCCGGGCTATCGCCGCTCACGGAGCGGATCATGTCATTCTGGCCACGGGTGCCCTGCGCAAGGCGCCGGCGATTCCCGGCAAGGACCAACGGCATGTATTCGACGGCGATGAGTTGCGCGGCGTACTGTTTGGCAACAATCCAGAGGCCGCGAAAAAACTGTCCCTGTTCGCCAGGTTCGCTCTCACAATGGCGCGCTGGAGCCAGGCGCTGCGTTCGATCCAGCTACTGCGATTTGCCTCCCGTATCTGGATGCCGATAGCAGATGATGTAGTGATTATTGGCGGCGGCCTGGTCGGGCTTGAACTGGCGGAGTTTTTAGTTGAACGAGGTCGTAACATCACGGTGGTAGAGCCCGGGCCGTCACTGGGCGCGGAGCTCGCAATCGTGCGACGTGCGAGAGTTCTGCATCAGTTGCGTGACCACGGTGTAGAGATCGTAAACAAAGCCGACATCACTGAGATCACTGCAGACTCAGTCGTGTTTCAACACAAGAACGTACAGCGCACACTGCCGGCAAAACAGGTCATCATCGCGATGGGTGCTGAGGGAGACAATCGCCTGGCCGCGGAACTGACCGCAATTGATGCCCAGTTACACCAGCTCGGAGATTGCCGTGAGATCGGCTATATCGACGGTGCGATTCTCGATGCCCGCCGAGTCGCACAGAAGATCTAG
- a CDS encoding SDR family NAD(P)-dependent oxidoreductase codes for MSNRFTGKVAIVTGGSMGIGRATALQLAKEGAQVIACARRQPRLDSLVEEVDAFGGKCRAVALDISDIGAFAALIENTAEEFGRLDILVNNAPTVIGGMIVDQDIDAWRANFGVCVESVFIGVQAALKVMQPQGSGSIINISSVSSLRAGMAAGAYSAAKAAVNQFSMCAAMEAAPYGVRVNVVAPGAVETPGLDASVMKNEAMKKLMASSIPIQRLGTPEDLAQSICFLASDDATFITGIVLPVDGGKTPQLHVPDWELTLDNR; via the coding sequence ATGAGCAATCGCTTCACCGGAAAAGTTGCCATCGTCACCGGCGGCAGCATGGGCATTGGCAGGGCCACAGCACTGCAGCTCGCTAAAGAAGGCGCCCAGGTCATTGCCTGTGCCCGTCGTCAACCGCGTCTGGATAGCCTGGTTGAGGAAGTAGATGCTTTTGGTGGCAAGTGCCGCGCGGTGGCCCTGGACATCTCCGACATCGGAGCATTCGCCGCGCTGATCGAGAATACTGCAGAGGAATTTGGTCGCCTGGACATCCTCGTCAACAACGCGCCCACTGTCATCGGTGGCATGATCGTCGACCAGGACATCGACGCCTGGCGCGCCAATTTCGGTGTGTGTGTTGAGAGTGTTTTCATAGGCGTGCAAGCCGCATTAAAGGTCATGCAACCGCAGGGCAGTGGCTCGATCATCAATATTTCTTCTGTCAGCAGCCTGCGCGCAGGCATGGCTGCCGGCGCCTATTCTGCGGCCAAGGCAGCCGTCAATCAGTTCAGCATGTGTGCAGCAATGGAAGCAGCGCCCTACGGTGTGCGAGTCAATGTGGTTGCACCGGGAGCCGTGGAAACGCCTGGGCTGGATGCGTCGGTAATGAAGAACGAGGCGATGAAGAAGCTGATGGCCTCGTCCATTCCGATCCAACGCCTGGGGACACCTGAAGACCTCGCGCAATCCATCTGTTTTCTCGCGTCGGACGACGCCACCTTCATTACCGGTATCGTGCTCCCGGTTGACGGCGGCAAGACCCCACAGCTGCACGTACCCGACTGGGAACTAACCCTCGACAACCGGTAA
- a CDS encoding FAS1-like dehydratase domain-containing protein, translated as MTKDTIDLEQLTGKRLGPYKSFNPVSRVQIWQWCRAMGDHNPLYLDEAYQESKGIEGAIAPPAMMQMWTMRDVTMTYAPGSTDAAPYQVFDDLKAAGFPANVAVSYDIQFHRYLSEGEQAHHYTTVVSITPLKKTALGAGHFVTERVEYLTEDEELFAEALITYFQYQPTAQTEKTQAFEPPQPPAGKWQPDFKDLDTRSLEPGQTLPELAIPITHKLIVSGAVASQDFIDVHHNAPQAVAAAMPDIFMNILTTCGLAGRYLSDWAGPRARLERLSFKLLAPNTPGDTMVMQGSVSSVDAQHVGVDFAGRNGRGFHLTGKAVLQLGNS; from the coding sequence ATGACCAAAGACACCATCGATCTTGAGCAGCTCACAGGCAAGCGTCTGGGGCCGTACAAAAGCTTCAACCCTGTCAGCCGGGTCCAGATCTGGCAGTGGTGTCGCGCCATGGGTGATCACAACCCACTGTATCTCGACGAGGCGTATCAAGAGAGCAAGGGTATCGAAGGCGCGATCGCCCCGCCTGCCATGATGCAGATGTGGACCATGCGTGACGTCACCATGACCTACGCACCGGGCTCCACCGATGCCGCGCCCTACCAGGTCTTTGACGATCTCAAAGCCGCTGGCTTTCCGGCCAACGTGGCGGTGAGCTACGACATCCAGTTTCACCGCTACCTCTCCGAGGGAGAGCAAGCCCATCATTACACCACTGTGGTGAGTATTACCCCGCTGAAAAAAACCGCCCTGGGCGCGGGCCACTTCGTGACCGAACGGGTTGAATACCTCACCGAAGATGAGGAGCTGTTTGCGGAAGCCTTGATCACCTATTTCCAATACCAGCCCACTGCCCAGACCGAAAAGACACAGGCATTCGAGCCGCCGCAACCCCCGGCAGGAAAATGGCAGCCCGACTTCAAGGATCTGGATACTCGTTCGCTTGAACCCGGCCAGACGCTGCCTGAACTGGCCATTCCCATCACCCACAAGTTGATTGTGAGTGGCGCAGTCGCAAGCCAGGATTTTATTGACGTGCACCACAACGCGCCGCAGGCCGTTGCCGCCGCCATGCCGGATATTTTCATGAACATTCTCACAACATGTGGCCTGGCCGGGCGCTACCTGAGCGACTGGGCGGGCCCCCGGGCACGACTCGAGCGGCTCAGCTTCAAATTGCTCGCCCCCAATACACCCGGCGACACGATGGTAATGCAAGGGAGCGTATCAAGCGTAGACGCACAACACGTGGGCGTGGACTTCGCCGGCCGCAATGGCCGTGGCTTCCACCTCACTGGCAAGGCCGTCCTGCAGCTTGGCAATTCATAA
- a CDS encoding MaoC family dehydratase, translating to MSVSKVHDVAAGQPLPELSIPITPKLIVGGAIASRDYQNVHHDKDAAQALGSPDIFMNILTTNGLVGRYITDWAGSGASMQKLAIRLGAPNFPGDTMVLSGAVSAVDEDEGTATISFRGSNSLGDHVTGTATVKIVEQAD from the coding sequence ATGAGTGTCAGCAAGGTTCACGACGTCGCAGCAGGGCAGCCCTTACCTGAACTATCGATTCCCATTACGCCAAAGTTGATAGTGGGTGGCGCCATCGCGTCTCGCGACTACCAGAATGTGCATCACGACAAGGATGCGGCACAGGCACTGGGCTCTCCTGACATTTTCATGAATATCCTCACAACCAATGGCCTGGTAGGGCGCTACATCACTGATTGGGCTGGCTCTGGCGCTTCCATGCAAAAACTTGCAATACGTCTGGGCGCACCAAATTTCCCCGGTGACACCATGGTATTGAGTGGTGCAGTTTCAGCGGTCGATGAAGATGAAGGTACCGCCACCATTAGCTTTCGCGGTAGCAACAGTCTGGGTGATCATGTCACCGGAACGGCTACGGTGAAAATAGTGGAACAGGCAGACTGA
- a CDS encoding nuclear transport factor 2 family protein → MAVLSAELLRATADKLIAAHQEASRTNDWLFFVDELYAQDCIYTCEYAGVMEVIANGIDEIKATHYGRDMQVGWEGWSFPYEGVYVGGDNNLVTHWWNRGPGARPDGSYYQTPGVSFITLNADARICRQFDMFDLAHQMRLCDDLEQAGLLSPQLKAQWVIPMKEKLAAQLTQNH, encoded by the coding sequence ATGGCTGTATTAAGCGCGGAACTATTGCGGGCGACGGCGGACAAGTTGATCGCCGCTCATCAAGAGGCCTCCAGAACCAACGACTGGCTCTTTTTCGTTGATGAACTGTACGCCCAGGATTGTATTTATACCTGCGAGTACGCCGGCGTGATGGAAGTCATTGCCAATGGCATAGACGAGATCAAGGCCACGCACTACGGCCGTGATATGCAAGTCGGCTGGGAGGGTTGGTCCTTTCCCTATGAGGGCGTCTATGTCGGTGGCGACAATAATCTGGTGACCCACTGGTGGAACAGAGGCCCGGGTGCGCGGCCTGATGGCAGTTACTACCAGACCCCGGGAGTGTCATTCATCACCCTGAATGCTGATGCCAGAATCTGCCGTCAGTTCGATATGTTCGATCTCGCCCACCAGATGCGCCTCTGTGACGATCTGGAGCAGGCGGGATTGCTCTCGCCGCAGTTAAAAGCGCAGTGGGTTATTCCCATGAAGGAGAAGTTGGCTGCGCAATTGACCCAAAATCACTGA